The following are encoded together in the Salinibacterium sp. UTAS2018 genome:
- a CDS encoding amino acid ABC transporter permease: MSASVLYDAPGPKTRRNSAIASVVGAVLIIGLIVWVYFILAAPRVSANGAEQPGLFDPSRTDILSDPEIWGAFGRGVVNTLRMAGVAAVLAIIIGILFSFGRTAASKWIRIPTSIALEIFRGMPLLLLIFFVFLMFSTGGYWAGVLGLAIYNGAIIGEALRAGISSLPKGQREGGLSIGLTSLQTRFIIEFPQAFRQMLPIILAQLVVLLKDTSLAYVVAYPELSRTIKELQNFYGSRYVFTLFAIGLVIYLVMNVSLSYIARYVAKKSGPKDGATTPDVPKQPGIDGTRAITMPPRGHASYGIDNGSTGGGGY; this comes from the coding sequence ATGAGCGCGAGCGTACTGTACGACGCCCCCGGTCCTAAGACCCGGCGCAACTCGGCCATCGCATCTGTTGTCGGTGCCGTTCTGATTATCGGGCTCATCGTCTGGGTCTACTTCATCCTCGCGGCTCCTCGCGTCAGTGCTAACGGCGCCGAACAGCCCGGGCTTTTCGACCCGTCGCGAACCGACATCCTCTCCGACCCCGAAATCTGGGGCGCTTTTGGCCGCGGTGTGGTCAACACTCTCCGCATGGCGGGAGTGGCGGCAGTGCTCGCGATCATCATCGGTATCTTGTTCTCCTTTGGACGCACCGCAGCATCCAAGTGGATTCGTATCCCCACCTCGATCGCTCTCGAGATCTTCCGCGGCATGCCGCTGTTGCTCCTCATCTTCTTCGTGTTCCTGATGTTCTCGACCGGTGGCTACTGGGCCGGTGTACTCGGTCTCGCGATTTACAACGGCGCGATCATCGGTGAAGCGTTGCGAGCCGGCATCAGTTCTCTACCCAAGGGGCAACGCGAAGGCGGTCTGTCAATCGGGCTCACCTCGCTGCAGACTCGGTTCATCATCGAGTTTCCGCAGGCTTTCCGTCAGATGTTGCCAATCATTCTGGCGCAACTCGTGGTTCTGCTAAAGGACACATCGCTTGCCTACGTGGTTGCCTACCCGGAGCTCTCCCGCACGATCAAGGAGCTCCAGAACTTCTACGGCAGCCGCTACGTCTTCACACTGTTCGCCATCGGTCTGGTCATTTACCTCGTCATGAACGTGAGCCTCTCGTACATCGCGCGCTACGTCGCCAAGAAGAGCGGGCCGAAGGATGGTGCAACCACTCCGGATGTTCCTAAGCAACCGGGAATCGACGGCACGCGTGCCATCACGATGCCACCGCGCGGTCATGCCAGCTACGGCATTGACAACGGCAGCACTGGCGGCGGCGGGTACTAG
- a CDS encoding amino acid ABC transporter permease — protein sequence MDVITNAIDALVDITPLYMQGFLLTLALLGIAGVGAFILGVLIAAMRISPVPSLRIFATVYTEILRNIPLLLVLFFCAFVLPILGVDLDYFLLAALGLTLYTSPFVAEAVRSGFNGVPVGQAEAARSIGMGFTQTVGLVILPQASRMVVPPLINVFIALTKNTSVAGAFFVNELFKATGSASRDHGDLVLLTLVYAAALYLAITIPLGLIAGAIEKKVMVLR from the coding sequence ATGGACGTCATCACTAACGCGATCGACGCCCTTGTCGATATAACGCCGCTCTATATGCAGGGCTTTCTTCTGACGCTGGCCCTTCTGGGCATCGCGGGCGTCGGCGCGTTTATTCTTGGGGTTCTGATCGCGGCGATGCGTATCTCGCCGGTTCCGTCTTTGCGCATTTTTGCGACCGTCTACACGGAAATTCTGCGTAATATCCCGTTGCTGCTGGTCCTCTTCTTCTGTGCGTTTGTTCTTCCCATCCTTGGTGTGGATCTCGACTACTTCTTGCTAGCCGCGCTTGGCCTAACGCTGTACACCTCGCCATTCGTTGCGGAAGCGGTGCGTTCCGGATTCAACGGAGTTCCCGTGGGCCAGGCCGAAGCCGCCCGCAGTATCGGTATGGGATTCACTCAGACAGTTGGTCTCGTGATTCTTCCGCAGGCCAGCCGTATGGTGGTTCCGCCACTCATCAACGTGTTCATCGCGTTGACCAAAAACACTTCGGTGGCCGGGGCGTTCTTCGTCAACGAGCTCTTCAAAGCAACGGGATCCGCGTCGCGTGACCACGGCGACCTCGTGCTTCTTACCCTCGTTTACGCCGCTGCGCTGTATTTGGCAATCACTATTCCGCTTGGGCTGATAGCCGGAGCGATCGAGAAGAAGGTTATGGTGCTGCGATGA
- a CDS encoding glutamate ABC transporter substrate-binding protein, with product MRLKKGLMISAIAVVGLLGLGACAADTSSTTDDTDMVVPDFEAGTTMADLAEAGKITIGTKFDQPLFGLKGPSGDPVGFDVEIGKIIAASLGISEDNIEWKETVSANRETFIQNGDVDIVIATYTINDTRKEVISFAGPYYNAGQDILVLAGNPEGITGPEDLAGKDVCSVAGSTSEKNIAEYDVNLITTDAYSACLEPLRSGKVIAVTTDNVILAGLADQNAGEFEVLSNPFTEEPYGIGLGLEDDAFRDYINDVLETSYSDGSWDAAWNDTAGQVLKLPTPPAVDRYSN from the coding sequence ATGAGACTCAAAAAAGGTCTGATGATTTCTGCCATCGCCGTCGTAGGTCTTCTTGGCCTCGGCGCATGTGCAGCAGACACTTCGTCTACTACCGATGACACCGACATGGTTGTTCCTGACTTCGAAGCAGGCACCACGATGGCTGACCTCGCTGAGGCCGGAAAGATCACCATCGGCACCAAGTTTGACCAGCCGCTGTTCGGTCTTAAGGGACCGTCGGGCGACCCCGTTGGCTTCGACGTCGAAATTGGCAAGATCATTGCCGCTTCGCTCGGCATTAGTGAAGACAACATCGAGTGGAAAGAAACTGTTTCCGCTAACCGCGAGACGTTCATCCAGAACGGTGACGTAGACATCGTTATCGCGACCTACACGATCAACGACACTCGCAAGGAAGTTATTTCCTTCGCTGGTCCTTACTACAACGCTGGTCAGGACATCCTCGTTCTCGCAGGTAACCCCGAGGGCATCACTGGCCCCGAGGACCTCGCAGGCAAGGACGTCTGCAGCGTTGCCGGTTCGACCTCAGAGAAGAACATCGCTGAGTACGACGTCAACCTCATCACCACTGACGCCTACTCCGCTTGCCTCGAGCCGCTTCGTAGCGGCAAAGTTATCGCTGTCACTACTGACAACGTGATCTTGGCAGGACTTGCCGACCAGAATGCTGGTGAGTTCGAAGTTCTCAGTAACCCGTTCACCGAAGAGCCTTACGGCATCGGTCTCGGCCTCGAAGATGACGCGTTCCGCGACTACATCAACGATGTTCTTGAGACTTCGTACTCTGACGGTTCGTGGGATGCTGCGTGGAACGACACTGCAGGCCAGGTCCTGAAGCTTCCGACCCCGCCCGCTGTAGACCGCTACAGCAACTAG